The following DNA comes from Serpentinimonas raichei.
GCCCAACTGGGCAGCGCCGACTACTGGCGGCTGCGCATCGGCATCGGGCATCCCGGCGACAAGGCCGACGTGGTGCACTGGGTGCTCAAAAAACCTGCCCCAGAGCAGCGCAGCGCCATCGAAGAGGCGATCGGCCGCTCGCTGGCCGCCCTGCCCGACCTGCTGGCCGGCCAAGTCGAGCGCGCCACCGCCGCCATCCACACCGCCAAACCGGTGCGGCCCAAGCCGCCGCGCAACTCAAACGCTGCAAGCGTTTGAGGTCAAACGCCGGTACTTTAGCTCTAGGCTGGCCCGGTCTTCGAGGTGCAGCGGGTGCACCGGGATGCACTGCACCGGGCAGAGTTCGACGCACTGGGGTTGATCGAAGTGGCCCACGCATTCGGTGCAACGCGCTGGGTCGATCTGGTAGAAGTCGGGGCCCATCGAGATCGCTTGGTTGGGGCAAACGGGCTCGCAGACGTCGCAGTTGATGCACTCGGCGGTGATGGTCAGGGCCATGTGCGCCGTCCCCTCAATGCAGGGCGGCGCTGTGGGCGCTGCGCAACTGCGCCGCCACCGCTGGGTTGACCAGGGCCGACACGTCGCCGCCGAGCTTGGCGATTTCGCGCACCAGGGTACTTGAGATGCACTGCAGCTCGGGCTGCGGCAGCACGAACACGGTCTCGACGCTGGGCAGCAGCTTGCGGTTCATGGCCGCCATCTGGGCCTCGTAGTCGAAATCGCTGGCGTTGCGGATGCCGCGCACCACCGCGCAAGCCCCGTGCTGGCGGCAAAAGTCCATGATCAGGCCATCGAAGGGCAGCACGCGCACCTGCGGCCAGTCGGCCAGACTCTGGCGCGCCAGGCTCAGGCGCTGCTCTAGGGTGAACTGGGTTTTTTTGTGGTGCGCTGCGGCCACGGCAACGATGAGTTGATCGAACAGGCGCGCCGCACGCCCGATCACGTCTTCGTGGCCTAGGGTGAGCGGGTCGAAGGTGCCGCTGTAGACGGCCAGGCGCACTTCGGAGGCAGGCTTGGCGACGGGCTTGGCTGCAGGCTTGGAGGGGGCAGAGCGGCTCATGGGTGTGGATTATGCGCGGTGGCCGTGACGGCTGCATGGGGCAGCAGCGAAAAACGTGGGGGTTACACGCTTTTCAACAAATGGTAATGCACCTGCCCGGCCCGGCCTTGGCGTTGCACCTGCAAGCCCAGTGGCTGCAGCATGGCATCGCTCCACGGCAGCGGGGCTTCGAGGTAGATCAGGCCGACTGCCGCCAGCAATGGGCGCGCAGCGACCAAGGCCGCTTGCACCGCCTCGGCTGTTTGCTCAAAGGGCGGATCCAGAAACACCACATCCCAGGCGCTGGGCGAGGCCGCGCGCATCCAGGCCAGCGCATCGGCCTGTTGCACCTGCGCCTGCGCTGCGCCTAAGCGCCGCACCTGGGCGCGCAGCGCCTGCACCAGCGCCGGGTCGCGCTCCAGCAGGCACACCGCCGCTGCCCCGCGCGAGGCCGCCTCCAGCCCGAGCGCGCCGGTACCGGCAAAGGCGTCGAGACAGCGCAGCCCGCGCAAATCCTGCCCGAGCCAGTTGAATAGGGTTTCGCGCACCCGATCGGGTGTGGGGCGCAAGCCCGGTCGATCGGGCACCAGCAGCTTGCTGCGCTTGTACAGGCCGCCGATCAGGCGCACGGTGCCGGGGGGGCGTGCGGGTTGCTGGGCCCGGCTGGGCCGGGGCACGCCCTGCGCCGCCACCGGCTCGGCCAGATCGCGCCGCCTCATGGCGCCGTGGCTCCAAACACCACCGTCACCATGCGCTCGGGCTGCAACACGCGCTGCAAGGCGCGGTGCACCTGCACGCGGTTGAGCGCCGCTATTCGGGCGCTCCAAGTCTGCAAATCGTCCAGCGGCAGGTCGTGCCAAGCCAGCGCCGCCACCTCTTGCAGCAGCTCGCGGTTGCTGTCTAGGCGCAGCGCAAAGCCGTTGATCAGCGCCGCCTGGGCGTGCTCCAGTTCCTGCTGCGTCGGGCCTTGATCCACGAAACGGCGGATTTCATGCTGCACCAGTTCCAGCGCCTGCTGTGCGCGCGGGGGCTGGGTCGTGGTCGCCACCACAAAGGCCCCGGCGTGGCGGCCGGGCACGAAGCGGCTGTGGATGTCGTAGGTCAGGCCGCGGCGCTCGCGCACCTCTTGCATCAGGCGCGAACTAAAACCACTGCCGCCCAGAATGTGGTTGGCCAGCATGAAGGCCAAAAAATCCGGGTCGCGCCGCGCCAGGCCCGGCTGGCCGATCAGGAGCTGCGCCTGCGCCACGGCAAAGGGCTGCGCGATCAAGCGCCCTTGCGCCAGCGGCTGCACCTCGGGCAGCGGCGGCAGCGCGCTGCAACCGTGGGGCTGCCAACCCGTCAGCAGTTGGCGCACCAGCGCATCGGCGCGGGTGCGGTCGATGTCGCCCACCAGCGTGACGCGGGCCGTGCACGCCTGCGCGTGGGTGCGCCAGAACCCCCGCAGATGCTCGGCCTCGATGGCGGCCCAGGTTTCGGGCCGGGCCTGCTGGCCGTAGGGGTGCGCGCCATAGACGGCGGCAATCAGGAGCTGCTCGGCCAGTACCTCGGGCTCGGTTTGCGAATGCTGCCAACGGGCCACCCAGCGCGGGCGCTCGCGCTGCCACACCGGCGCGGCAAAGGCCGGGGCGGCGAGCTGCTGCGCGAGCAAATCCTGTGCCGCTTGCAGCAGCTCGGGTTGCGTCAGGGTGCGCAGGCGCAGGCTCAGGCGGTCGCGCGTGGCGGCGGCGCTGAACTGCGCCCCCAAGTCGGCCCAGGCCTCGGCCAAGGCGTTTTCGTCCAGCGCTGGCTGGCCCGCGTGGGCCTGCACGCCGGCGCGCAGCAGCGCCGCCGTGGCTTGCGCCAGCCCGGCCTGGGGCGCGGGGTCGCGGCGGCTGCCAGCATCGAGGTCGATCTGCACATCGAGCATGGGCAAACCGGGGTTGCTCACCAGATAGACCCGCGCCCCGCTGGGCTGCACCCAGTGCTCGATCACCGGCGCGGCTTGGAGGAAACCGGGTGCCATCAGGGCCAGGCCCAAGGCCAACAGCCCCCACAAGCCCAAGGAACGCGCCGCAGCGCCGCAAGGATTCATCTGCTTCATGGCGCCTGCTCCGGCAACAACACCCCCACGGTGAGCCGCTGCGCCGAGAAATGGCGCGCCGCCACCGCCTGCACCTGCTGCGGCGTGACCGCGCTCAGGCGCCGCATGATGCGCTCCGAACTGTCCACCGGCCAGCCCTGGGCCCAGTAACTGCCCAGCAGCCGCGCTTGGGCAAACATCGAATCGCGCTGAAACACCTCGGCCGCCAGCCACTGGTTGCGCACCCGGCGCAGCTCGGCTTCGCTCACGCCCTCGCGCGCCACGCGCTCGATTTCGGCCACCAGCGCCGCCTCCAGCTCGGCCGGGCTCACCCCTTGCGCGGGCGTGCCCGAGAGCAAGAACAGTTGCGGCCCACGGCCCAAGTAACTGAACGAGGCACTCACTTCCAGCGCCACCCGGCGCCCGGCCGCGCCTTGCACCAGTTGGTGCTCCAGCCGCGCCGCGCTGTGGCCGTCGAGCACACCGGCGAGCAGCAGCAGCGCCAGCGCGTCGGTGCTGGCGGCGTCGGTCGCGTCCGGGTGCGCCAGTTGCGGCACCTTGTAGCCCAGCACCAGCAGCGGCCGGTCGGTGCGGCCCACGTATTCGATGCGGCGCGTGCCGCGCTGCTCGGGCTCGGTCTGCGGCTTGCGCTCGGGCACGGCGCGCGCGGGAAGGGCACCGAAGTAGCGCTCGGCCCAGGCGCGCACCTGGGCCACGTCCACGTCGCCCACCACCACCAGCGCCGCGTTACCGGGCACGTACCAGCGCTGGTAAAAGGCACGCGCATCGTCGGGCTGGAGCGAGAGCAGATCGCTCATCCAGCCGATGATCGGGCGCCGGTACGGGTGCGCCAGCCAGGCGCTGGCCATGAACACCTCGAACATGCGCGCCTGAGCCGATTCCTCCACCATCTGGCGCCGCTCCTCTTTGATGACCGACATTTCGCGCCAGAACGCCTCGTCGGGCCAGGTGTTGTGGGCAAAGCGGTCGGCTTCCAGCCGCATCACATCGGGCAGCCTTGCGGCCGGGATTTGTTGGTGAAAAGAGGTTACGTCGCGGCTCACGAAGGCGTTGTCGCGCCCGCCCATGGCCGCCACCAGGCGCGAAATCTCGCCCTCGGGCACGGTTGGCGTGCCTTTGAACAGCATGTGCTCGACCACATGCGCCACGCCCGACTGGCCATCGACTTCGTCCATCGAACCCGCGCGCAGCCACAGCATCTGCAAGGCCGTGGGGGCGCGCCGATCGGGCTTGATGATCAGCGTCAGGCCGTTGGCCAAGGTGAACTGCTGCGCCGTGGCTGGGGCCAGAGCGGGTGTCTGGGCTTGCACCGGGGCCAGTAGCAGCCAGAGCAGCACAGTCCACAGCGGCAGCAGCAGCCAAGATCGGCGCCCCCCGCGCCACAAAATCGGGGTCGGTAAAGCGGGTTTCATAGAATGCATGGTTCGGATTGTCTACCAGATGGCCCAGCCCAGCCTGTGCGCTTCTCAATCAGCGCTTCGGCATGGATTCCTTAAGCGAGCCCTATGTTCAGTTACCTGAAGAAAAAATTTTTCTCCACCGAGCCGGAGCAACCAGCCACGCCCAGCGCACCCAGCAACTCAGAGCCGGCGGCGGGTGTGCTTCCAGCAGCCGCCGCCCCAGCCCCAATCAGCCCCGCGCCTGCGCCTGCGCTTGAGCCTGCGCCTTCGCTTGAGCCCGCCCCCCCCACCAACCGCCCTTCTTGGTTCGATCGGCTCAAAACGGGCTTGCGCAAAACCGGCAGCAGCATCGGCAGCGTGTTCATTGGCACCCAGATCGACGAAGCGCTGTACGAAGATCTCGAAGCCGCGCTGCTGCAAGCCGACACCGGGGTGCAGGCCACCCAATTTTTGCTCGACGACCTGCGCCGCCGCGTCAAGTCCAGCAAAACCACCGATCCCGCCGCCGTCAAGGGGCTGCTGGCCCAAGCGCTGGCCGATTTGCTGCAGCCCTTGCAGCAGGCGCTGCCCATCGGGGCCCAGGCCGACGGCCCCACCGTGCTGATGATCGCAGGCGTGAATGGCGCTGGCAAAACCACCACCATCGGCAAACTGACCTGGCATTTGAGCCACGCCGGCGCCAGCGTGCTGCTGGCGGCGGCCGACACCTTCCGCGCCGCCGCGCGCGAGCAGCTCGGCGTCTGGGCCACGCGCAACACGGTCGAGATCATCAGCCAGCAAGGCGGCGACCCGGCGGCAGTGAGCTTCGATGCCGTTACCGCCGGGCGGGCGCGCGGGCGCGACGTGGTGCTGATCGACACCGCCGGCCGCTTGCCGACCCAGTTGCACCTGATGGAGGAGCTGAAAAAAATCAAGCGCGTGATCCAAAAAGCCGACCCCAGCGCGCCACACCAGGTGCTGCTGGTGATCGACGGCAACACCGGGCAAAACGCGCTGGCGCAGGTCAAGGCCTTCGATGCCGCGCTCGGCCTCACCGGCTTGGTCGTGACCAAGCTCGACGGCACCGCCAAGGGCGGGGTGCTGGCCGCCATCGCCATCTGGGGGCGCGAGCGCGGGGCCGTGGTGCCGGTGTATTTCATCGGCGTGGGCGAACAGCTCGAAGACCTGCAGCCCTTCGACGCGCAGGAGTTTGCGAGTGCCCTGCTGGCTTAGCTCATACCCAACCAAGCATATCGATAGAACATAAGATTCGCTTACTTCATGCCTGAATTTGCTATGCTCAGGCGTGGCCGAAGCCAGCCCTGCGGTTTTTTTGCGGGTAGCGTATCGGCCTATGGATAAACACCCATCCATGCACCCGACCTTCAGTCCAAGGAGACCGCTTCGATGAAATCCCTCGTCAAATTCATGGCCATCGGCCTGCTCGGAGCAGGCGCGCTGGCAGCGCAGGCTCAGACCCCCGCCGCGGCACCGGCGGCGGCTCCTGCGCGCATTGCTGCGGCAACGCCAGCGGCCACCCCCACCCCGGCACAAATCCGCCTCTGGGCCACCACCTGCATGACCTGCCACGGCTCGCAGGGGCGCGCCCAGCCCGGCATGCCTTCCTTGGCCGGCATGAACCGCGACGACCATATCCGCCAAATGATGGACTTCAAGACCGGTAGCCGCCCCGCGACCATCATGCACCACATCGCGCGCGGTTTCAACGAAGAACAGATCGCCGCCATCGCTGGCTACTTCGCCGCCCTTCCCCGCTAAACCAAGAGACCGAATCATGAAACGCCGTCAATTCGTACAAACGCTGTCTGCGGCTTCGGCCATCGGCACGGTGGGTCTGCTCAGCGGCTGCGCCACGGGCACCGCCGGTGCCGGTGCCGCGCACGTGGTGGTGGTGGGCGCTGGCTATGGTGGAGCCACGGCCGCCAAGTACACCCGCCTGTTCTCCGAGGGCAAGGTGCGCGTCACCCTGATCGAGCCCAACCCGAAATTCATCTCGTGCCCGATCTCCAACCTGGTGATCGGCAGCCTGAAGAACATGGATTTCCTCACCCACAGCTACGACAGGCTGCAACAGAACCACGGTGTGCGCCTGGTGCGCGATTCGGTCACCAGCATCGACGCCGCGCGGCGCACCGTGCGCCTGGCCGGTGGCAGCGAAATCGGCTACGACCGCCTGATCGTCTCGCCCGGCATCGATTTCATGTGGGAAGGCCTGCCCGGCATGGCCTCGGCCGAAGCCAAGGCGCGCATGCTGCACGCTTGGAAGGCGGGCGAGCAAACGCTGGCGCTGCGCCGCCAACTCGAAGCCATGCCCGATGGCGGCGTCTATGCCATCAACATCCCGGCAGTGCCCTACCGCTGCCCACCCGGCCCCTACGAGCGCGCCTGCTTGGTCGCCAACTATTTCAGAAAGGCCAAGCCGCGCAGCAAGGTCATCATTTTTGATGCCAACGCCGAAATCCAGTCCAAGCGCGGGCTGTTCACCCGCGTTTTCGAGCAGCAGTACAAAGACATCATCGAATACCGCCCCGGCCATTTGCTCACCGACGTCCATGCCGCCAGCAACGCCATGCGCTTCGAAGTGCAGGATGAGTTCCGGCCGGCCGTTGCCAACGTGCTGCCTTCTATGCGCGCTGGCGACTTGGCCTTGCGCGCTGGGTTGGCCAACATCAACAACCGCTGGTGCGAGGTGAACTTCCAGACCTTCGAGTCCACTGTGGCTCCCCACATCCACGTGCTGGGCGACGCCATTCAAGGCTCACCCGGCATGCCCAAGTCCGCCCACATGGCCAACCAGCACGGCAAGGTCAGCGCCATGGCGGTGGTCTCGCTGCTGCAAGGGCAGCCGGTGCCGCAGTTGCCCATCATCGCCAACACCTGTTACAGCTTTGTCAACGACACCGACGCCATGCACGTCTCCAGCGTTCACCGC
Coding sequences within:
- a CDS encoding NAD(P)/FAD-dependent oxidoreductase, with amino-acid sequence MKRRQFVQTLSAASAIGTVGLLSGCATGTAGAGAAHVVVVGAGYGGATAAKYTRLFSEGKVRVTLIEPNPKFISCPISNLVIGSLKNMDFLTHSYDRLQQNHGVRLVRDSVTSIDAARRTVRLAGGSEIGYDRLIVSPGIDFMWEGLPGMASAEAKARMLHAWKAGEQTLALRRQLEAMPDGGVYAINIPAVPYRCPPGPYERACLVANYFRKAKPRSKVIIFDANAEIQSKRGLFTRVFEQQYKDIIEYRPGHLLTDVHAASNAMRFEVQDEFRPAVANVLPSMRAGDLALRAGLANINNRWCEVNFQTFESTVAPHIHVLGDAIQGSPGMPKSAHMANQHGKVSAMAVVSLLQGQPVPQLPIIANTCYSFVNDTDAMHVSSVHRWDAERRTLLTVPGSGGVSVAPTALEGHYALGWARNIWADTLG
- the ftsY gene encoding signal recognition particle-docking protein FtsY translates to MFSYLKKKFFSTEPEQPATPSAPSNSEPAAGVLPAAAAPAPISPAPAPALEPAPSLEPAPPTNRPSWFDRLKTGLRKTGSSIGSVFIGTQIDEALYEDLEAALLQADTGVQATQFLLDDLRRRVKSSKTTDPAAVKGLLAQALADLLQPLQQALPIGAQADGPTVLMIAGVNGAGKTTTIGKLTWHLSHAGASVLLAAADTFRAAAREQLGVWATRNTVEIISQQGGDPAAVSFDAVTAGRARGRDVVLIDTAGRLPTQLHLMEELKKIKRVIQKADPSAPHQVLLVIDGNTGQNALAQVKAFDAALGLTGLVVTKLDGTAKGGVLAAIAIWGRERGAVVPVYFIGVGEQLEDLQPFDAQEFASALLA
- a CDS encoding c-type cytochrome; its protein translation is MKSLVKFMAIGLLGAGALAAQAQTPAAAPAAAPARIAAATPAATPTPAQIRLWATTCMTCHGSQGRAQPGMPSLAGMNRDDHIRQMMDFKTGSRPATIMHHIARGFNEEQIAAIAGYFAALPR
- the coaD gene encoding pantetheine-phosphate adenylyltransferase, encoding MSRSAPSKPAAKPVAKPASEVRLAVYSGTFDPLTLGHEDVIGRAARLFDQLIVAVAAAHHKKTQFTLEQRLSLARQSLADWPQVRVLPFDGLIMDFCRQHGACAVVRGIRNASDFDYEAQMAAMNRKLLPSVETVFVLPQPELQCISSTLVREIAKLGGDVSALVNPAVAAQLRSAHSAALH
- a CDS encoding M16 family metallopeptidase, which translates into the protein MKPALPTPILWRGGRRSWLLLPLWTVLLWLLLAPVQAQTPALAPATAQQFTLANGLTLIIKPDRRAPTALQMLWLRAGSMDEVDGQSGVAHVVEHMLFKGTPTVPEGEISRLVAAMGGRDNAFVSRDVTSFHQQIPAARLPDVMRLEADRFAHNTWPDEAFWREMSVIKEERRQMVEESAQARMFEVFMASAWLAHPYRRPIIGWMSDLLSLQPDDARAFYQRWYVPGNAALVVVGDVDVAQVRAWAERYFGALPARAVPERKPQTEPEQRGTRRIEYVGRTDRPLLVLGYKVPQLAHPDATDAASTDALALLLLAGVLDGHSAARLEHQLVQGAAGRRVALEVSASFSYLGRGPQLFLLSGTPAQGVSPAELEAALVAEIERVAREGVSEAELRRVRNQWLAAEVFQRDSMFAQARLLGSYWAQGWPVDSSERIMRRLSAVTPQQVQAVAARHFSAQRLTVGVLLPEQAP
- a CDS encoding YfhL family 4Fe-4S dicluster ferredoxin, producing MALTITAECINCDVCEPVCPNQAISMGPDFYQIDPARCTECVGHFDQPQCVELCPVQCIPVHPLHLEDRASLELKYRRLTSNACSV
- a CDS encoding M16 family metallopeptidase — protein: MKQMNPCGAAARSLGLWGLLALGLALMAPGFLQAAPVIEHWVQPSGARVYLVSNPGLPMLDVQIDLDAGSRRDPAPQAGLAQATAALLRAGVQAHAGQPALDENALAEAWADLGAQFSAAATRDRLSLRLRTLTQPELLQAAQDLLAQQLAAPAFAAPVWQRERPRWVARWQHSQTEPEVLAEQLLIAAVYGAHPYGQQARPETWAAIEAEHLRGFWRTHAQACTARVTLVGDIDRTRADALVRQLLTGWQPHGCSALPPLPEVQPLAQGRLIAQPFAVAQAQLLIGQPGLARRDPDFLAFMLANHILGGSGFSSRLMQEVRERRGLTYDIHSRFVPGRHAGAFVVATTTQPPRAQQALELVQHEIRRFVDQGPTQQELEHAQAALINGFALRLDSNRELLQEVAALAWHDLPLDDLQTWSARIAALNRVQVHRALQRVLQPERMVTVVFGATAP
- the rsmD gene encoding 16S rRNA (guanine(966)-N(2))-methyltransferase RsmD, giving the protein MRRRDLAEPVAAQGVPRPSRAQQPARPPGTVRLIGGLYKRSKLLVPDRPGLRPTPDRVRETLFNWLGQDLRGLRCLDAFAGTGALGLEAASRGAAAVCLLERDPALVQALRAQVRRLGAAQAQVQQADALAWMRAASPSAWDVVFLDPPFEQTAEAVQAALVAARPLLAAVGLIYLEAPLPWSDAMLQPLGLQVQRQGRAGQVHYHLLKSV